The nucleotide window tcctggaccattctcaagtcgattgtgacttgagaatggtccaggacggtccataatcgacttgagaatggtccaggacggaccgaaacgtcgtcgtcccttcaccttctagtgtgtggtctggtcaacatactttagccacgttattgtgactcatcgcctgcctaacctaacttagtgaGATGGTGGCCTTCGGGTATATTCTGGAGCCTTTGagtataatacacacacatatctaGCCCCTCACAGAACCACATAATCTGTGTATCCTAAACTTAACTTACATTACAGTGTATTTACAGGTACTCAAAAGTCAAGTACTATCACCTTTAAACAGTGCAGTATAAATACTGTAGCACTGTTGTCTAATATTCTCGGCTCACAATCATGGGACACTGGTTCACACCTTTGGCAGGACAGAGATGCTTGGGCGCGTATCTATTCACCtgctgcctctgttcacctagcagttgaataagtacctgggagttagttgcttgttgtgggttgcatcttgggaaaggtcagtagttgcTCTAGGGGGACTCGATAAGCCTAAATACAGGCTTCTTGTCCACTATAACGAGATTTTGATACCACCTATCATACTGTAGGGTTCCTAAGCCCTATTATAGGCTacaaaggggggtagaaatagcctaagctactctatccctttgagatgtatttttcttatctcaataaacatacttgagctTGATAGGCTACTTCTACCTCCCTATGACCCTATGTGATACATAAAGTCTGCTAAACACTCAACATCATGTTAAAACTACTATATGATCAAACGACTCGCTCTAGCTGTAACACCATATCAATCATGATATTAACAAGCAAATCATAGTCCACTAACCAGAGTTATTTGTTGACTGTGAAAGGCGTGAATGTAGAAACACTAAGTCATCCATGTTGTGTTCGTTGCCCCACGACGACCCCAGATCTTTCATCCTGGCAGCGATCTTGGtgaggtgggaggtgggtgtagcTGAGGCAGGGACGGCCAGAACTCTCTGAGCCACGGCGGCCAGCAGGGGCAGCATGCTCGAGTTCTTATGCCACCACAGCAGTAGGTCCTCAGAGTCGGTATAGTCCTTCATGATAGTGTATAGGAGGATCTCTCGCTCGGCAGTGCTGTCATCGTCTTGTTCGTTGTCCTTATCTTCCAAGTATGCCAGAGGACTGCTTTCCTGTTTAGGTCTTTTCTTGGGTGGTTCGCTGATGTCAATGTGGCTTTGAGCTAAACGCTTCACCTCTTTTCGCACTAACTCTCTTTCCTCTGGGCATAGTATCTTTAAGCTGTTCATGCGCGGGTTAAAAAACACTGCAATTTTGTGTAATAAATTGACCTCTTCATTCTGGTCAAGGCAGTGTTTTATAGACTTCTTCAGTGCCGCTAATACTTCAGTGTCGCCACCGTCAGGTGCGCATGTGTTACGCAGATGTAGGAACCAGGGAACCACCTTGTGCAGCGTGGGCGTCTGGCAGCACTCCATGTCTTCAATGGCAGACTGGAAGGGCTTCAGTATGGTAATAAGGTGTCGCATCTGTGCCTCGCTCTCGCTGCTTAGAGCATCTAGTAGTCTCTTGTCCTGTGTCACCTTCAGCAGTTCGGAGCGCATGTCACATATCCTCTCCGACAATTGCAAGGTTTTCCTCCAGTCAGACTCACCGTTAGTAATATCCACTTCCAACTGTGCTGACAACTTTGCGTTATCCTTGTTGACAAGCCGGATAATCTCTCTGAATTTTTCTAAATTTGTAAAAATGTCTTTTGTAGATTGCCTATCATTTGTAAGTAGCTGATTGACAGATTGATTTATCATACATGAAAAACTTTTAATCATGGTTGCATCTTTGCAAATGtcatgtacagattcctgggcacTCATTATCAGCGTCAACTTCTCTGGTGTAGTTTCAAATCCAAATTTCCCTACGAAGCGTAATACTTCTCTCGGTCCTCTCTGGATATCATTTTGAAAATCACACACACCGAGAAAGTCTGTCTCAATACTCCAGTCTTTGACATAATGCACTGTTAATGCCATGATGGACGACGAGGCATGGGTTTTGAATGTGTGAAGGGCAACCGCTGCTGCTCCATGTAACAGATGAGAGCGAAGAGCTGCCCTAAgcttcctcctctcttcccccgCCCGAGCACACACACGCTTCGCCACCGTAGCCGCTGGAGGAAGCACAGATTCCACTTCAAATTTACCATGAAGCGCTCCACAGTCCACCAGGAACTGAGCCAGCTTTCTGAAACCATGGCCATTCAGGCACTGGTATGGCAACATATCAATGGCAACATATTCAGCACAAATGTCAGCAGTTCGCGTGAATATATCCCATTCCTCGTTATTCCTCGAGTCTTCATATACCTCTTCTTTGACATGCACTTCAGGAACGACTATGCTGTGAGCGGGCAGAGCGCCAGCCGCAGAACACGACCGAAGGTGACTGAACAGCGACGAAGTACCAGATATGTGGGGGTCGTGTCTCAGCACATCCAGACAATACATGCAGCCAGCGTACCCCACCAAGTTGCCCTGATCGTCTAACACCATGCGAAAGTGTTCCCATACTTTAGATCTTCCACGCCTGTCTGTGGTGAGTTTATATACGCCACTCCGAAGTTTCTCCCGCACGTATCTTCTTAATTCTGAAAGATTGTTCTCTATTTTGGTATCGAGGATTCCCGCAGCTGATAGTTTATCATTGATACTGTTGCCAGTGTAAGGCGTTGATATGAGGCTCTCCATAGCGAGTTTATACGCGAGCGGCAACGCACACCGCAAGAAATCTAACCACGGGCGGTACTGAGGCTTCCCTAGTGTTAGCGCGGGACCGCAGCCAAATCAATGGCTGTGGTCACCCGCTTGCAACCGCTCAGGCGGTATTCATTGGACACCGCGAGCCTCCGGTAAGTATCCGCTATTCTGATTGGTCAGCGCGGAGTACCCGCACACCGAGCGATTGAGTTTCCGAAGAGGTTGGGCGGCGCCGGGCGGATGTCTGGCAGCG belongs to Procambarus clarkii isolate CNS0578487 chromosome 74, FALCON_Pclarkii_2.0, whole genome shotgun sequence and includes:
- the LOC123767336 gene encoding transposable element Hobo transposase; translation: MESLISTPYTGNSINDKLSAAGILDTKIENNLSELRRYVREKLRSGVYKLTTDRRGRSKVWEHFRMVLDDQGNLVGYAGCMYCLDVLRHDPHISGTSSLFSHLRSCSAAGALPAHSIVVPEVHVKEEVYEDSRNNEEWDIFTRTADICAEYVAIDMLPYQCLNGHGFRKLAQFLVDCGALHGKFEVESVLPPAATVAKRVCARAGEERRKLRAALRSHLLHGAAAVALHTFKTHASSSIMALTVHYVKDWSIETDFLGVCDFQNDIQRGPREVLRFVGKFGFETTPEKLTLIMSAQESVHDICKDATMIKSFSCMINQSVNQLLTNDRQSTKDIFTNLEKFREIIRLVNKDNAKLSAQLEVDITNGESDWRKTLQLSERICDMRSELLKVTQDKRLLDALSSESEAQMRHLITILKPFQSAIEDMECCQTPTLHKVVPWFLHLRNTCAPDGGDTEVLAALKKSIKHCLDQNEEVNLLHKIAVFFNPRMNSLKILCPEERELVRKEVKRLAQSHIDISEPPKKRPKQESSPLAYLEDKDNEQDDDSTAEREILLYTIMKDYTDSEDLLLWWHKNSSMLPLLAAVAQRVLAVPASATPTSHLTKIAARMKDLGSSWGNEHNMDDLVFLHSRLSQSTNNSDG